The following proteins are encoded in a genomic region of Aquifex aeolicus VF5:
- the rpoZ gene encoding DNA-directed RNA polymerase subunit omega: protein MSRRPKIEEAMKRVESRYELVHAAVRRTLQLLREGEDFFVQEGGEVHKKTFAAIEDIAEGKVKIIKKKEESGSKEE from the coding sequence ATGTCAAGGAGACCTAAGATAGAGGAAGCTATGAAAAGGGTTGAGTCCCGCTATGAACTCGTGCACGCAGCCGTAAGGAGAACGCTTCAGCTCCTCAGGGAAGGAGAGGACTTTTTTGTCCAGGAAGGGGGAGAGGTTCACAAAAAAACCTTCGCAGCAATAGAAGATATTGCGGAAGGGAAGGTAAAGATAATAAAGAAAAAGGAAGAAAGTGGAAGTAAAGAAGAATGA
- a CDS encoding guanylate kinase → MKEGFFLEYANVYGNYYGTPKKDIEETINVEKKDALLIIDVQGAFKVKKFFPEAVTIFLLPPSFEELKRRIEGRGYVDSNVSKRLETAKGEVPCARFFDYIVINDYLNEAVEKVKSIILSYRVKKERVLDEIEKFRLDKDIVDLLKGGECYVKET, encoded by the coding sequence ATAAAGGAAGGCTTCTTCCTCGAGTACGCGAACGTTTACGGAAATTACTATGGGACGCCGAAGAAGGACATAGAGGAAACCATAAACGTAGAGAAAAAGGACGCGCTCCTTATCATAGACGTCCAGGGTGCCTTTAAAGTGAAGAAGTTCTTCCCCGAAGCCGTTACCATTTTCCTCCTCCCTCCCTCCTTTGAAGAACTTAAGAGGAGGATTGAAGGAAGAGGTTACGTAGATTCCAACGTAAGCAAGAGGCTTGAAACAGCTAAAGGAGAGGTTCCCTGTGCAAGGTTTTTCGATTACATAGTTATAAACGACTACTTGAACGAAGCGGTAGAAAAGGTAAAATCTATAATTCTCTCTTACAGAGTGAAGAAGGAGAGAGTCCTGGATGAGATAGAGAAGTTCAGGCTCGATAAGGATATCGTAGATTTACTCAAAGGAGGTGAGTGTTATGTCAAGGAGACCTAA
- the rfaE2 gene encoding D-glycero-beta-D-manno-heptose 1-phosphate adenylyltransferase — MILPLEELLKVLERERKGKKVVFTNGCFDIIHAGHVDYLEKAKKLGDILVVGMNSDSSVRRIKGERRPIIPQEMRAKVLSSLKPVDYVVIFEEDTPEKLIKAIKPDVLVKGGDWPLDKIVGREFVESYGGKVLTIPFEYDISTSKIVQKVLELYCGK, encoded by the coding sequence ATGATACTCCCTCTGGAAGAACTCTTAAAAGTTCTGGAAAGGGAGAGAAAAGGCAAAAAGGTTGTTTTCACCAACGGGTGTTTTGACATAATCCACGCCGGGCACGTGGATTACTTAGAGAAGGCTAAAAAACTGGGGGACATTCTCGTGGTCGGTATGAACTCAGACTCTTCCGTGAGGCGAATAAAGGGAGAAAGAAGACCGATAATCCCTCAGGAGATGCGTGCTAAGGTGCTTTCTTCCCTGAAACCTGTGGACTACGTGGTCATCTTTGAAGAGGACACTCCGGAAAAACTCATAAAGGCTATAAAACCGGACGTACTAGTAAAGGGTGGAGATTGGCCCCTTGACAAGATTGTGGGAAGGGAGTTTGTGGAGAGCTACGGCGGTAAAGTTCTTACGATTCCCTTTGAGTACGACATATCAACGAGTAAGATAGTGCAAAAGGTTTTGGAGCTTTACTGTGGCAAGTAG
- a CDS encoding aldehyde dehydrogenase family protein, giving the protein MIEKKMLIGGEWVDKEEKIEVIYPYTRKPIGRVPKGDEKDVEKAIERAKEGFKEIFSLTAYERYEILMRAAQLLKERAEEFAKTLVLEVGKTIREARTEVQRAIQTLIFSAEEAKRVNGETFPIDAHPNGKGKLGFYIRVPVGIVSAITPFNFPLNLSMHKVAPALAAGNAVILKPSERTPLTPLMLGEILLEAGVPPKALSVIPGYGDVGKAMTTHPDVRVVSFTGSRKVGDIIARQVGIKKLVLELGSNSAIILHKDGNLEKAVEKTVQGGYAIAGQVCISVQRVFVHEDLYDEFIKRLKERVSKLKVGDPMNEDTDLGPMIAPSELERIQEWISEAVQKGAKIEAGGLRCAEDETIFSPTIVSLVPEDSKLFKEEAFAPVVAVNPYKDIEEAIRWVNSSDYGLQVGVFTNDVKLAWKCIKEIEAGGVLINEGPTFRADHMPYGGVKYSGIGREGPKFAIEDYTEIKTVIFDLT; this is encoded by the coding sequence ATGATAGAGAAAAAGATGTTAATAGGCGGAGAGTGGGTAGACAAAGAGGAAAAGATAGAAGTAATTTATCCCTACACGAGAAAACCGATAGGTAGGGTTCCGAAGGGAGACGAAAAGGACGTAGAAAAGGCGATAGAGAGAGCAAAGGAAGGTTTCAAAGAGATTTTTTCCCTCACCGCTTACGAGCGCTACGAGATATTAATGAGGGCTGCCCAGCTCCTGAAGGAGAGGGCCGAAGAGTTTGCAAAAACCTTGGTTCTGGAAGTCGGGAAAACCATCAGGGAAGCGAGAACAGAGGTTCAAAGGGCTATACAGACTCTTATATTTTCCGCTGAAGAGGCAAAGAGAGTAAACGGGGAGACCTTTCCAATAGACGCCCATCCTAACGGAAAGGGAAAATTAGGTTTTTACATAAGAGTGCCGGTGGGTATAGTTTCTGCAATAACGCCCTTTAACTTTCCCCTGAACCTTTCCATGCACAAGGTAGCACCCGCCTTGGCTGCGGGAAACGCTGTAATCCTTAAGCCTTCCGAAAGGACACCTTTAACTCCCTTAATGCTTGGAGAGATACTCCTGGAAGCGGGAGTTCCACCAAAGGCACTTTCCGTAATACCCGGGTACGGGGACGTGGGAAAAGCTATGACTACGCACCCGGACGTCAGGGTGGTCTCCTTTACGGGAAGCAGGAAAGTTGGAGATATTATAGCGAGGCAGGTGGGTATAAAGAAGCTCGTTCTTGAACTCGGCTCTAACTCTGCGATAATCCTCCACAAGGACGGAAACCTCGAAAAGGCTGTTGAGAAGACGGTTCAAGGTGGTTACGCGATAGCGGGACAGGTTTGCATATCCGTTCAGAGGGTTTTCGTCCACGAGGACCTCTACGATGAATTCATTAAAAGACTAAAAGAAAGAGTAAGTAAACTAAAAGTCGGTGATCCTATGAACGAGGACACGGATTTAGGCCCCATGATAGCACCCTCGGAGCTGGAAAGGATACAGGAGTGGATATCGGAAGCTGTTCAAAAAGGAGCGAAAATTGAAGCGGGCGGGCTCAGGTGTGCAGAGGATGAGACAATATTCTCTCCCACGATAGTTTCCTTGGTTCCTGAAGACTCTAAACTCTTCAAAGAAGAAGCCTTCGCCCCCGTGGTTGCGGTAAATCCCTACAAGGACATAGAAGAAGCCATAAGGTGGGTAAACTCCTCCGATTACGGTCTTCAGGTGGGAGTATTCACGAACGACGTGAAGCTCGCCTGGAAGTGCATAAAGGAGATAGAGGCGGGAGGAGTACTCATAAATGAGGGACCCACTTTCAGGGCGGATCACATGCCCTACGGCGGAGTAAAGTACTCTGGAATAGGTAGGGAAGGACCAAAGTTCGCAATAGAAGACTACACAGAGATAAAGACCGTGATATTTGACCTCACATGA
- the hslU gene encoding ATP-dependent protease ATPase subunit HslU, whose amino-acid sequence MTTKSLSELLEELTPKRVVEELNKYVVGQEEAKKAVAIALRNRWRRQKLPENLRNEVIPKNILMIGPTGVGKTEIARRLANLIKAPFVKVEATKYTEIGYVGRDVESMVRELVEVSFQMVKQEKMKEVRERARRLAEERLLDYLVPHQFTSFGIRESRDAGKREELRQKLRKGELDDRIVEIEVKEKTVPMVGIAGPPGLEELENQIKEMLSGLIPSKRRRKVKVKEALQILEQEEAEKLIDMEEVAREAIYRAENFGIIFIDEIDKIAVKTPGAGPGVSREGVQRDLLPILEGTTVNTKYGPVKTDHILFIGAGAFHMAKPSDLIPELQGRFPIRVELKPLTKEDFKRILVEPENALTKQYIELLKTENVYLEFTDDAIEEIARIAEEINTKTENIGARRLHTVMEKLLEDISFNAPEMAGQTIIIDAKFVKAKLENLVKDEELSRYIL is encoded by the coding sequence ATGACGACGAAATCCCTTTCTGAGCTCCTTGAAGAATTAACACCTAAGAGGGTAGTAGAGGAGCTAAACAAGTACGTAGTAGGTCAGGAGGAGGCGAAAAAGGCCGTTGCCATAGCCCTCAGAAACCGCTGGAGGAGGCAAAAACTCCCAGAAAACCTGAGGAATGAGGTTATCCCGAAAAACATACTGATGATAGGTCCAACGGGTGTGGGAAAAACGGAAATAGCGAGGAGGCTTGCAAACCTCATAAAGGCACCCTTTGTGAAAGTAGAGGCAACGAAGTACACGGAAATAGGGTATGTGGGAAGAGATGTTGAAAGCATGGTAAGAGAACTCGTGGAAGTCTCCTTCCAGATGGTCAAACAGGAAAAGATGAAAGAGGTAAGGGAAAGGGCCAGAAGACTCGCCGAAGAGAGACTCCTCGATTACCTCGTACCCCACCAGTTCACGAGCTTCGGAATAAGGGAAAGCAGGGACGCCGGAAAGAGAGAGGAGCTCAGGCAAAAGCTCAGAAAGGGGGAACTGGACGACAGGATAGTTGAGATTGAGGTAAAGGAAAAGACCGTGCCCATGGTGGGAATAGCCGGACCTCCCGGACTCGAAGAACTTGAGAACCAGATAAAGGAGATGCTCTCAGGGCTTATTCCCTCAAAGAGGAGGAGAAAGGTAAAGGTGAAGGAAGCCCTTCAGATACTTGAGCAGGAAGAGGCGGAAAAGCTCATAGATATGGAGGAAGTCGCAAGGGAAGCCATATACAGGGCGGAGAACTTCGGGATAATCTTTATAGATGAGATAGACAAGATAGCGGTAAAGACACCCGGAGCAGGTCCCGGAGTCTCAAGGGAAGGGGTGCAGAGGGATCTCCTACCAATACTTGAAGGAACCACTGTAAACACAAAGTACGGACCTGTAAAGACGGATCACATACTCTTCATAGGGGCTGGAGCTTTTCACATGGCAAAGCCTTCGGACCTAATTCCGGAGCTCCAGGGAAGGTTTCCCATAAGAGTTGAACTAAAACCCCTCACAAAGGAAGACTTCAAGAGGATACTCGTAGAACCAGAAAACGCACTCACGAAGCAGTATATAGAACTCCTCAAAACCGAAAACGTTTACCTTGAGTTTACAGATGATGCAATAGAAGAGATAGCGAGGATTGCGGAGGAAATTAACACGAAGACTGAAAACATAGGGGCTCGTAGACTCCACACCGTAATGGAGAAACTCCTGGAAGACATATCCTTCAACGCTCCGGAAATGGCCGGGCAGACTATAATAATAGACGCAAAATTTGTAAAGGCTAAACTTGAAAACCTCGTAAAAGATGAAGAACTGAGCAGGTACATACTGTGA
- the trpD gene encoding anthranilate phosphoribosyltransferase, with protein MELVRELLRKIAEFENLTAEEMYNLMKEVAEGRATDAQIGALVMGTKMKGETPEEIEGAVKLFREKVVRVPVKDPEELVDVVGTGGDKSSTFNVSTVTGFVLAGAGVKVAKHGNRSVSSKSGSADFLEALGAKVELLPEKVARLIEEVGFGFMFAPLFHPAMKRVVSPRREVGVRSIFNLIGPLTNPAGVKRYLLGVFSKEYVDKFAKALKNLGVKKAFVVHGEGGIDEVSVEGETYVTEVSEEGIRSFTFSPEELGVKRKSLSEVRVNSPEESVKVALSVLRGEEGTPRDMVLLNASFGILVSERAGDIKEAFEMAKESIDSGKALEVLEKYVELSNKI; from the coding sequence ATGGAACTGGTAAGGGAACTGCTAAGGAAAATAGCTGAATTTGAAAACCTAACTGCGGAAGAAATGTACAACTTGATGAAAGAAGTGGCGGAGGGAAGGGCAACGGACGCCCAGATCGGAGCACTCGTAATGGGAACAAAGATGAAGGGGGAAACTCCTGAGGAAATAGAGGGTGCAGTAAAGCTCTTCAGGGAAAAAGTCGTAAGGGTTCCCGTAAAAGATCCTGAAGAGCTCGTGGACGTAGTAGGAACGGGAGGAGATAAAAGTTCTACTTTTAACGTTTCCACTGTTACTGGGTTTGTTCTCGCTGGTGCAGGAGTAAAAGTGGCAAAACATGGGAACCGCTCCGTCTCTTCAAAAAGCGGTAGTGCGGATTTTCTGGAAGCCCTCGGAGCAAAAGTAGAACTTCTCCCTGAAAAGGTGGCGAGACTTATTGAAGAAGTGGGATTCGGATTTATGTTCGCTCCGCTCTTCCACCCCGCCATGAAAAGGGTCGTTTCTCCGAGAAGGGAGGTGGGAGTCCGATCCATTTTTAATTTGATAGGACCACTTACAAACCCCGCGGGTGTAAAGAGGTATCTCCTCGGTGTTTTTTCAAAGGAATACGTTGATAAATTCGCAAAAGCCCTTAAAAACCTCGGCGTTAAAAAGGCATTCGTCGTGCACGGGGAAGGTGGTATTGACGAGGTGAGCGTAGAAGGGGAAACCTACGTTACGGAAGTTTCAGAAGAAGGGATAAGGAGTTTTACCTTTTCTCCTGAAGAACTCGGTGTAAAGAGAAAGTCTCTGAGTGAAGTTAGGGTAAACTCCCCGGAAGAGAGCGTAAAAGTTGCACTTTCAGTTTTGAGAGGAGAAGAGGGAACGCCGAGGGATATGGTTCTCCTGAACGCAAGCTTCGGAATTCTCGTATCTGAAAGGGCAGGGGATATAAAGGAAGCCTTTGAAATGGCTAAGGAGTCCATAGACAGCGGAAAGGCTCTGGAGGTATTGGAGAAGTATGTGGAACTCTCAAATAAAATCTGA
- a CDS encoding eukaryotic peptide chain release factor subunit 1, whose product MAELRETLERLASFRPQNYYVSTLYLRLMPEDRQDNKYLRVYKDLVKKKEKDLENLNLDKEVLDSIRGDIKNIQDFLSDPKNLYNCRGIAIFSCSKLGLFEYVKLPYVYRNRLMFSPDPLVREIAAIDEEFGRVAVLLLDRKHIRYFLMDITGIEEKLDFLEPMTTRAHRFHSGGALLKGAEGTFQYRMPARGAAPNVVQHGMGEWRFHMRLREEWHRILKLASDALFEEWKRIHFDKLIIGGFIEEGLREIENFLHPYVKEKLVGYIEITPEEATPHQVWEKALDLLWQKDREQEKEIIKELEELKGWGLAVNGTSEVLEMLAIGNVRTLILPEDFEKPGYLCPQSHLAFLKPECPLPEEKPIPVSDVVDEALEEALDQRATIEVIIDKELQKKVDGLAAFLRFKL is encoded by the coding sequence ATGGCAGAATTAAGGGAAACTCTCGAAAGACTCGCATCCTTCAGACCTCAAAATTACTACGTTTCCACCCTTTATTTGAGATTAATGCCCGAAGACAGGCAGGACAACAAGTACCTGAGGGTTTACAAGGACCTAGTGAAAAAGAAGGAAAAGGATTTAGAAAACCTGAACCTGGATAAAGAGGTTCTTGATTCTATAAGGGGGGACATTAAGAACATTCAGGACTTTTTATCCGATCCTAAAAACCTTTACAACTGCAGGGGGATAGCGATATTTTCCTGCTCAAAGCTCGGACTGTTTGAGTACGTGAAACTTCCCTACGTTTACAGAAACAGGCTTATGTTCTCACCTGACCCTCTCGTGAGGGAAATAGCGGCGATAGACGAGGAGTTCGGAAGGGTTGCAGTTCTGCTTCTTGACAGAAAACACATAAGGTACTTCCTCATGGACATAACGGGAATAGAAGAAAAGCTGGACTTCTTAGAGCCCATGACCACGAGAGCCCACAGGTTCCACAGCGGAGGAGCGCTTCTCAAAGGTGCGGAGGGAACGTTCCAGTACAGAATGCCCGCGAGGGGTGCAGCGCCAAACGTAGTTCAGCACGGAATGGGTGAGTGGCGTTTCCACATGAGATTAAGGGAAGAGTGGCACAGGATACTCAAACTCGCATCGGACGCCCTCTTTGAAGAGTGGAAGAGAATACACTTTGACAAGTTAATAATCGGGGGATTTATAGAAGAAGGTCTGAGGGAAATAGAAAACTTCCTGCACCCATACGTTAAAGAAAAACTGGTGGGTTACATAGAGATAACGCCCGAAGAGGCAACTCCCCATCAAGTTTGGGAAAAAGCCCTTGACCTCCTTTGGCAAAAGGACAGGGAGCAGGAAAAGGAAATAATTAAGGAGCTTGAAGAATTAAAGGGCTGGGGACTCGCGGTTAACGGAACTTCGGAAGTTCTTGAAATGCTAGCCATAGGAAACGTAAGAACGCTAATTCTTCCAGAGGACTTTGAAAAACCCGGATACCTCTGTCCGCAGAGTCACCTCGCATTCTTAAAGCCCGAGTGCCCCCTTCCCGAAGAAAAGCCCATTCCCGTAAGCGACGTGGTTGACGAGGCATTAGAAGAGGCCCTGGATCAAAGGGCAACGATAGAGGTTATAATAGATAAGGAACTCCAGAAGAAGGTGGACGGACTTGCGGCGTTCTTAAGGTTTAAGCTATGA
- a CDS encoding NYN domain-containing protein: MNERLMIFIDGSNLFHGIRYLNIKVDYSKLVEFLREGRYLVRAYFYTAVPQEKDIKKGTPEWDSLQRQKRFLDELSFMGIKVKTAHLRKLPSGEYLEKEVDIMLATDMLSLAYRNAYDTAVLVSGDSDFIHTVEAVQSLGKRVENATFKKTSSYNLRKVCDRFILLDDHLDKILMEEKGKEIVPVEEEEKGTEEREGFLERFKKFFGL, translated from the coding sequence ATGAACGAGAGGTTAATGATATTCATCGACGGTTCTAATCTGTTTCACGGAATACGGTACTTGAACATAAAGGTGGATTATTCAAAACTCGTGGAGTTCTTGAGGGAGGGGCGCTACCTCGTTCGCGCTTACTTTTACACCGCCGTTCCTCAGGAAAAGGACATCAAGAAGGGAACGCCCGAGTGGGACAGTCTTCAGAGACAAAAGAGGTTCCTTGACGAACTTTCCTTTATGGGCATAAAAGTGAAGACAGCTCACTTGAGGAAACTCCCGAGCGGTGAGTACCTGGAAAAGGAAGTTGACATAATGCTTGCCACGGATATGCTCTCCCTTGCTTACAGAAACGCTTACGATACGGCTGTTCTCGTTAGCGGGGATAGCGACTTTATACACACCGTGGAAGCGGTGCAGAGTCTGGGAAAGAGGGTGGAAAACGCAACATTCAAGAAAACGAGTTCCTACAACCTGAGAAAGGTGTGCGACAGGTTCATACTTCTGGACGACCATCTTGACAAGATACTCATGGAGGAGAAGGGTAAAGAAATAGTTCCCGTGGAAGAGGAGGAAAAAGGAACGGAAGAAAGGGAAGGCTTTTTGGAAAGGTTTAAAAAATTCTTCGGGCTATGA
- the rdgB gene encoding RdgB/HAM1 family non-canonical purine NTP pyrophosphatase, whose amino-acid sequence MKLLVATTNEGKYREIKEILSEYGIEVLKPEEKLEVEETGCTFLENAYLKARAYYERYKIPALADDSGLIVEAISPYPGVYSSRFYDIDFGGREEVRTNKDEANIRKLLRLLENTENRKAKFVAFIVVYGGSWGIFAEGEVRGEITKEPRGDRGFGYDPVFVPEGYNKTMAELSPEEKNKISHRGRALRKLVHVLKNCEKAF is encoded by the coding sequence ATGAAACTGCTGGTTGCCACCACAAACGAAGGAAAGTACAGGGAGATAAAAGAAATTCTTTCCGAGTATGGTATTGAAGTATTAAAACCCGAGGAAAAACTGGAAGTAGAGGAAACGGGTTGTACATTTTTAGAAAACGCATACCTGAAGGCTAGAGCTTACTACGAAAGGTACAAAATCCCTGCGCTTGCGGACGACTCCGGTCTTATCGTTGAAGCCATAAGCCCATATCCGGGTGTGTATTCCAGCAGGTTTTACGACATAGACTTCGGCGGCAGGGAAGAAGTAAGAACGAACAAGGACGAAGCAAACATAAGAAAACTTTTAAGGCTTTTGGAAAACACAGAAAACAGGAAGGCAAAATTTGTAGCTTTTATAGTCGTATACGGGGGAAGTTGGGGAATTTTTGCAGAAGGAGAAGTCAGGGGAGAGATAACGAAAGAGCCGAGGGGAGACAGAGGTTTTGGCTACGACCCCGTTTTCGTTCCGGAAGGTTATAACAAAACCATGGCTGAACTTTCTCCGGAAGAAAAGAACAAAATATCCCACAGGGGGAGAGCTTTAAGAAAGCTCGTACATGTACTGAAAAATTGTGAAAAAGCTTTCTGA
- a CDS encoding F0F1 ATP synthase subunit gamma: MKKLSEKLRAYEVLREVFNVIAVISLNRFKKTRHIVSQEYPYFERLKEVLEHLFALHPTHPLFKPREEKRVSVVVFTSDLSFTRELCNKIFKSVPEFRETEFIIFGGKCRKKDLFERLKPKVISNTFTKLVDYSKILKTFEELFERFASKELDAVYVVSALPFLERAEGKGKRETGKSIKEEEVKREILYTRGARYVRAVELGESGRIEVYVERFLPPKIKGVYRKDLILNFEGNEEEIIRTVLKLYTEFHAKFLSLAHWNALNLQRFRTAKRIQDNLERKIKNLKRLISKERQEKINRELQDIALSLLALEEKKFKDIEHKDYVLEIDKNLEESLKKKVIEILKEHFPILEVKEVEGLLGFYLRGEGKVYNASTLKQLELFVREIILRVDRS, encoded by the coding sequence GTGAAAAAGCTTTCTGAAAAGTTAAGAGCTTACGAAGTTCTAAGGGAAGTCTTCAACGTAATTGCGGTTATCTCCCTGAACAGGTTTAAAAAAACGAGACACATAGTCTCTCAAGAGTATCCCTACTTTGAAAGGTTAAAGGAGGTTCTTGAGCATCTCTTTGCCCTTCATCCGACTCATCCGCTATTCAAACCAAGAGAGGAAAAAAGAGTTTCGGTAGTAGTGTTTACCTCAGACCTTTCCTTTACGAGAGAGCTCTGCAACAAGATTTTTAAAAGTGTCCCCGAATTTCGGGAGACGGAGTTTATAATCTTCGGAGGAAAGTGCAGGAAGAAAGATTTATTTGAGAGACTTAAACCGAAGGTTATCTCAAACACTTTTACTAAGCTTGTAGACTACTCAAAGATTTTAAAAACTTTTGAAGAACTCTTTGAAAGGTTTGCATCAAAGGAACTGGATGCGGTCTACGTCGTAAGCGCACTTCCGTTTTTGGAAAGGGCTGAAGGAAAGGGAAAAAGGGAAACGGGAAAATCTATAAAGGAAGAGGAAGTAAAGAGGGAAATACTGTACACAAGGGGAGCGAGGTACGTAAGGGCGGTAGAACTTGGAGAGAGCGGGAGAATAGAGGTTTACGTTGAGAGGTTCTTACCTCCGAAGATAAAAGGGGTTTACAGGAAGGACTTAATCCTAAACTTTGAAGGAAATGAAGAGGAAATAATAAGAACCGTTCTCAAACTGTACACGGAGTTTCACGCAAAGTTCTTGAGTTTAGCACACTGGAATGCCTTGAACCTTCAGCGTTTCAGAACGGCAAAGAGAATTCAGGACAATTTGGAAAGGAAGATAAAGAATTTAAAGAGGCTCATAAGTAAGGAAAGGCAAGAAAAGATTAACAGAGAACTACAGGACATAGCCCTTTCACTTCTGGCTTTAGAAGAGAAGAAGTTTAAAGACATTGAACACAAAGATTATGTCCTCGAGATAGATAAAAATCTTGAAGAAAGTCTAAAGAAAAAGGTAATAGAAATACTGAAAGAACACTTTCCCATTTTAGAAGTTAAGGAGGTGGAAGGATTGCTCGGTTTTTACTTGAGGGGAGAGGGCAAGGTATACAACGCCAGTACCCTGAAACAACTGGAACTCTTTGTAAGAGAAATTATCTTAAGGGTGGACCGATCTTGA
- a CDS encoding KaiC domain-containing protein, which translates to MDYKKHYEEEHQEKPRVVEEGIWVAEEALKKAPKLEGVPTGVEGLDELFFKSEIREGKVVKVPLGGIPRYSVTNITGVSDTGKSLMVEQYTVKQAERGEPVAFITVESPAPFVTMGLRERATAMGVDFDKIKDKIILIDAASHATLRENIPNLLATLAHVIKTYKVKHTIIDSVTGLYEAKEMLARTIVRQLFNFMKKWYQTALFVSQKRSSHEELSAEAAGGFAISHIVDCTMVLAKELIMTKYQAQIYKKEIGDIVRLFRIDGCRLCGHDTKTHFMEITETGLVKIGPPLR; encoded by the coding sequence ATGGACTACAAAAAACACTACGAGGAAGAACATCAAGAAAAACCCAGAGTCGTAGAAGAGGGTATATGGGTAGCGGAAGAGGCCCTCAAGAAAGCTCCTAAACTCGAAGGTGTTCCCACGGGAGTAGAGGGACTGGATGAACTCTTCTTCAAGTCTGAAATCAGGGAAGGGAAAGTTGTAAAAGTACCTTTAGGCGGTATACCAAGGTATTCCGTTACGAACATAACCGGCGTTTCAGATACGGGAAAGTCCTTGATGGTGGAACAGTACACAGTAAAGCAGGCGGAAAGGGGAGAACCTGTTGCCTTTATAACCGTTGAAAGCCCTGCACCCTTCGTTACCATGGGACTAAGAGAAAGGGCAACCGCAATGGGCGTAGACTTTGACAAGATAAAGGATAAGATAATACTCATAGACGCCGCAAGTCACGCAACGCTCAGGGAAAACATCCCGAACCTGCTCGCCACTCTAGCACACGTAATAAAAACTTACAAGGTGAAGCACACCATAATAGACTCTGTAACAGGGTTGTACGAAGCCAAGGAAATGCTCGCAAGGACTATAGTGAGACAACTCTTTAACTTCATGAAGAAGTGGTATCAGACCGCTCTCTTTGTTTCCCAAAAGAGGAGTTCCCACGAAGAACTTTCCGCGGAAGCCGCAGGCGGTTTTGCCATAAGCCACATAGTTGACTGTACGATGGTTCTTGCAAAGGAATTAATAATGACTAAGTATCAGGCACAGATATACAAAAAGGAGATAGGCGATATAGTTCGACTCTTCAGGATTGACGGATGCAGACTCTGCGGGCACGACACAAAAACCCACTTTATGGAAATTACGGAAACGGGTCTCGTCAAGATCGGTCCACCCTTAAGATAA